In a single window of the Catalinimonas alkaloidigena genome:
- a CDS encoding UTP--glucose-1-phosphate uridylyltransferase, which yields MKIKKAVITAAARGERLYPVADTIQKAMLPVIDIDGLHKPAIQIIAEEAFAAGIEEICIVCAPGDGDRYLSAFTLLRDNLIKSYQGIDWARQEAEKVDHLLSSLRFAEQSKPLGYGHAVYCAKAFVGDEPFLLLLGDYLYVSYLQGRRCATQLVELAMQEACAVSAVNPTIEHQITRYGTLTGKQLPQVKGVYQIEKIIEKPSLSIAELELQTPGLRAGYYLCFFGMHVLTPTVFALLEKQVLAGGNDIMLTPALQELAASEKYLALEVKGNRYDLSRRKGLLRAQLALGLAGEAHAETLATMVELLAEANGRTSHSNA from the coding sequence ATGAAAATCAAAAAAGCAGTGATTACGGCGGCCGCGCGTGGCGAACGCCTCTACCCGGTGGCCGACACGATCCAGAAGGCGATGCTGCCGGTGATCGACATCGACGGCCTGCACAAGCCCGCCATTCAGATCATCGCCGAAGAGGCCTTTGCCGCCGGGATCGAAGAGATCTGCATCGTGTGCGCGCCCGGCGACGGCGACCGCTACCTGAGTGCCTTCACGCTGTTGCGCGATAACCTTATCAAATCCTATCAGGGCATCGACTGGGCGCGGCAGGAAGCCGAAAAGGTCGACCACCTGCTGAGCAGCCTCCGGTTTGCCGAGCAGTCGAAGCCGCTGGGCTACGGCCACGCCGTCTACTGTGCCAAAGCGTTTGTCGGCGACGAACCCTTTCTGCTGCTGTTGGGCGACTACCTCTACGTGTCGTACCTGCAAGGCCGACGGTGCGCAACGCAACTGGTCGAACTGGCGATGCAGGAGGCCTGTGCGGTCTCGGCGGTCAATCCGACGATCGAGCACCAGATCACCCGCTACGGTACACTAACGGGCAAGCAACTGCCGCAGGTGAAGGGTGTGTACCAGATCGAAAAAATCATCGAGAAACCTTCGTTGAGTATCGCGGAGCTCGAACTGCAAACGCCGGGCCTGCGGGCGGGCTATTACCTCTGCTTTTTCGGGATGCACGTGCTGACGCCGACGGTGTTTGCACTGCTCGAAAAACAGGTGCTGGCCGGGGGCAACGACATTATGCTGACCCCCGCGTTGCAGGAACTGGCCGCTTCGGAAAAGTACCTGGCGCTGGAAGTGAAGGGCAACCGGTATGACCTGAGCCGTCGGAAAGGCTTGTTGCGTGCCCAGCTGGCCCTGGGGCTAGCCGGAGAGGCCCACGCCGAAACGCTCGCCACCATGGTCGAACTGCTGGCGGAAGCCAACGGCCGGACGTCTCACTCAAACGCGTAA
- a CDS encoding S41 family peptidase, which translates to MKPRFFPALLLPVVALLSACETLFFEEPVSSKPNETFAYLWKEIDEKYAFFDVKRVDWNEIYANYAPRVTEGMSDDSLFQVLGSMMNELHDGHVNLVSDFNISRFDVALLGPKNIDGRVITEHYLGDDYYITGPFVHDFIANGDVGYVRYASFEGDIEAKHLDFILNRYARTQGLILDLRQNGGGSVHNVYNLLNRLTDQEAILYTSAIKSGPDHDAFSKAETVRSKPKGDTQYTQPVMVLIDRGSYSATSFFATATKALDNLVLVGDTTGGGMGLPNGGQLPNGWTYRFSITRTLAHDGQNYENGVPPDVYVVLDQADVARGVDTVIERALQEIQKK; encoded by the coding sequence ATGAAACCCCGCTTCTTTCCTGCGCTGCTCTTGCCCGTCGTGGCGTTGCTGAGCGCTTGCGAGACTTTGTTTTTCGAAGAGCCCGTTTCCAGCAAACCGAACGAAACGTTTGCGTACCTCTGGAAAGAGATCGACGAGAAGTATGCGTTCTTCGATGTGAAACGCGTCGACTGGAACGAAATCTACGCCAATTACGCACCACGTGTCACCGAAGGCATGTCCGACGACTCACTGTTTCAGGTGTTGGGCAGCATGATGAACGAACTGCACGACGGACACGTGAATCTGGTGTCGGATTTCAACATTTCGCGCTTCGATGTGGCGCTACTCGGCCCTAAAAACATCGACGGGCGCGTGATCACCGAACATTACCTGGGCGACGACTACTACATCACCGGCCCGTTTGTGCACGACTTCATCGCCAACGGCGACGTGGGTTACGTGCGCTATGCTTCGTTCGAAGGCGACATTGAGGCGAAGCACCTGGATTTCATCCTGAACCGCTACGCCCGTACCCAGGGGCTGATTCTGGACCTGCGGCAAAACGGGGGCGGCAGTGTGCACAACGTCTACAACCTGTTGAACCGACTGACCGACCAGGAAGCGATTCTCTACACCTCAGCCATTAAATCCGGGCCCGACCACGATGCCTTCAGCAAGGCCGAAACGGTCAGGTCCAAGCCCAAAGGCGACACGCAATACACCCAACCCGTGATGGTGCTGATCGACCGGGGCAGTTACAGCGCCACGTCGTTCTTTGCAACGGCGACCAAAGCGCTCGACAACCTCGTGCTGGTGGGCGATACCACAGGCGGCGGCATGGGTCTGCCCAACGGCGGTCAGTTGCCCAACGGCTGGACGTACCGCTTTTCCATCACCCGTACGCTAGCGCACGACGGCCAGAATTACGAGAACGGCGTGCCGCCCGATGTTTACGTGGTGCTCGACCAGGCCGATGTGGCGCGGGGCGTCGATACGGTGATCGAACGGGCGCTGCAGGAAATACAGAAAAAGTAA
- a CDS encoding acyltransferase family protein, whose amino-acid sequence MQTSSSAPAAPTLSPTKPHFHALDGLRGVAALAVVVFHFMEWVVPDYRQNFVGQGFLAVDFFFCLSGFVMGYAYDDRLPRMGKKSFFLARLIRLHPLVVLGSVLGLVEYLFNPFASPEHLDAGWLTLLFLGSLLLIPLPLMEARFYNLFSFNAPAWSLFWEYVANVVYAVVLHKLPRRALLVLTLVAAVVLTWVSYRAGNLIGGWSGGTFWDGGARLAYSFSAGLLLYRSRWIIPNRLGFPGLAVLLSLAFLMPYVSWNWLAEALVVIFYFPLLVSLGAGTRLAPSMQQVCMWAGHLSYPLYMTHYAGIWLFAQYYTTHPPDSRSLTLMILGGILFLLGVAYVAMHFYDLPVRRYLAARWKQKRV is encoded by the coding sequence ATGCAAACCTCCTCTTCTGCTCCCGCCGCCCCGACCCTGTCGCCCACCAAACCTCATTTCCACGCGCTGGATGGTCTGCGGGGCGTGGCCGCACTGGCAGTGGTGGTGTTCCACTTCATGGAGTGGGTAGTTCCCGATTACCGTCAGAACTTCGTCGGACAGGGTTTCTTAGCGGTCGATTTTTTCTTCTGCCTGTCGGGCTTCGTGATGGGCTACGCCTACGACGACCGTCTTCCGCGGATGGGGAAAAAGTCCTTCTTTCTGGCCCGCCTCATCCGGCTCCATCCGCTGGTGGTGCTGGGCTCGGTGCTGGGCCTAGTGGAGTACCTGTTCAATCCCTTCGCCTCGCCCGAACACCTCGACGCGGGTTGGCTGACGTTGCTGTTTCTGGGTTCCCTACTGCTGATCCCGTTGCCGCTGATGGAAGCGCGGTTCTACAACCTCTTTAGCTTCAATGCCCCGGCCTGGTCGCTGTTCTGGGAATACGTGGCGAATGTGGTTTACGCGGTGGTGCTGCACAAACTGCCCCGCCGGGCGTTGCTGGTACTTACCCTGGTGGCCGCGGTGGTACTGACCTGGGTGAGCTACCGGGCGGGCAACCTGATCGGCGGCTGGAGCGGGGGCACCTTCTGGGACGGGGGCGCCCGCCTGGCGTACTCTTTTTCGGCCGGGCTGCTGCTGTATCGTTCCCGCTGGATCATCCCGAATCGGCTGGGATTTCCCGGACTGGCGGTCCTGTTGTCGCTCGCCTTCCTGATGCCCTACGTGTCCTGGAACTGGCTGGCCGAAGCCCTCGTGGTGATTTTCTATTTTCCGTTGCTGGTGTCGTTGGGAGCCGGTACCCGCCTTGCTCCCTCCATGCAACAGGTGTGTATGTGGGCCGGCCACCTCTCATACCCCCTCTACATGACGCATTACGCGGGCATCTGGCTCTTTGCCCAGTACTACACCACCCACCCACCGGATTCCCGATCGCTTACGTTGATGATCCTCGGCGGCATCCTGTTTTTACTCGGGGTGGCGTATGTCGCGATGCATTTCTACGATCTTCCGGTACGGCGGTACCTTGCCGCCCGCTGGAAGCAAAAAAGAGTGTAG
- a CDS encoding polysaccharide lyase family 1 protein, with product MILRKFHALFLITALLTGLLTQCQTEREARRPAFETVKVDFDFAQRRVEEVNDPHYHSWPIEEGTEAQKTFGETRVTLRGNFSSGWYKVGVHAPHYAQLVSDGLVTAQPLEMTIAGLPSGTHSLLTFHNTFDNPETGTFAPIQIYVNGKQVETVTPTNRATSTIESGMTYFTFDVPEGDSVRIRFVADSTAEATRSELVLNGFELDGANRMLQARHPQPINGDQHVVTENDFQLRWESPKGIQKHHLYVGTDEAAVRNAGPDAEEYQGELTGNAHPLRDLYSRNLYYWRVDEVDGNGEVTEGEVWSFRPAQLAFPGAEGYGRFALGGRGGKVVEVTNLNDSGPGSLREAVTNDIGPRTIVFNVAGTIELKSRLVVNQPYITIAGQTAPGKGITITRAPIGLTGDDGVIRFLRVRIGAGRTFDGMGLTGANHSIIDHCSISWTLDESFSSRGAHNITLQRTLISEALNVAGHSKYEAGKMHGYAATIGGDVGSFHHNLLAHNYGRNWSIGGGLNGDGYYTGKLDIRNNVVYNWGHRATDGGANEVNFVNNYYKPGPSTDFFYALNAQHEGVGLGKQQYYFDGNVMTGHFDEQNQEAGRKATTTNQEVVEYETFVDAPFFESHVTTQPAWQAYKDVLSDIGANRPLDQHDQRIIQETLDSTYAYKGSKSGLAGMIDTEQDVGGLEEYPEESRPADWDSDHDGLPDWWETAKGLNPNSARGDFTDTNLDEDRDGFTQLDDYLDWMAQPHYFVKTGESLSIPVAPLFRGFTEGPSYSITKGEATLNNGTITVPTSQKGLHSVAVTVEDASGDAMTRTVQVLVQ from the coding sequence ATGATTTTGAGAAAATTTCACGCCCTTTTCCTGATAACTGCTTTGCTGACAGGCCTGTTGACACAGTGCCAGACTGAACGGGAAGCCCGACGCCCCGCGTTCGAAACCGTGAAAGTGGATTTCGACTTCGCGCAGCGGCGGGTGGAGGAAGTAAACGACCCGCATTACCATTCGTGGCCCATCGAAGAAGGGACGGAAGCGCAGAAGACGTTTGGCGAGACGCGCGTGACGCTGCGCGGCAATTTTTCCTCCGGCTGGTACAAAGTGGGCGTACATGCTCCGCACTACGCCCAGTTGGTCAGCGACGGACTGGTCACCGCACAGCCGCTGGAGATGACAATCGCGGGGCTTCCGTCGGGGACGCACTCGCTGCTCACCTTTCACAATACCTTCGACAATCCCGAAACGGGCACGTTCGCACCGATTCAGATCTACGTCAACGGCAAACAAGTCGAAACCGTCACCCCCACCAACCGCGCCACGTCTACCATCGAAAGTGGCATGACGTACTTTACGTTCGACGTGCCGGAAGGCGACTCGGTTCGCATTCGCTTTGTGGCAGATTCCACCGCGGAGGCGACGCGCAGCGAATTGGTACTCAACGGGTTTGAACTGGACGGGGCCAACCGGATGCTGCAGGCCCGCCATCCGCAACCCATCAACGGCGATCAGCACGTGGTGACGGAAAACGACTTTCAACTGCGGTGGGAATCGCCGAAGGGCATTCAGAAACATCACCTGTACGTGGGCACCGACGAAGCGGCGGTCCGAAACGCCGGTCCCGACGCGGAGGAATACCAAGGAGAACTGACGGGCAATGCGCATCCGCTGCGGGACCTGTACAGCCGGAACCTCTACTACTGGCGCGTCGACGAAGTGGACGGGAACGGGGAGGTCACCGAAGGAGAAGTGTGGTCGTTCCGTCCGGCACAGCTCGCCTTTCCGGGGGCCGAGGGCTACGGCCGGTTTGCTCTGGGCGGCCGCGGCGGCAAAGTCGTGGAAGTGACTAATCTGAACGACAGCGGACCGGGCAGTCTGCGCGAGGCGGTCACGAACGACATCGGCCCGCGCACCATCGTGTTCAACGTAGCGGGTACCATTGAACTGAAGTCGCGGCTCGTCGTCAACCAACCCTACATCACCATCGCGGGGCAAACCGCGCCGGGCAAAGGCATCACGATCACCCGTGCCCCCATCGGCCTGACGGGCGACGACGGCGTCATCCGCTTTTTGCGCGTGCGCATCGGGGCGGGCCGCACCTTCGACGGCATGGGCCTGACGGGCGCCAACCACAGCATCATCGACCACTGTTCCATCAGCTGGACCTTAGACGAATCGTTCAGCTCGCGCGGCGCGCACAACATCACCCTGCAACGCACGCTCATCTCCGAAGCACTGAACGTGGCCGGGCACAGCAAGTACGAAGCCGGCAAGATGCACGGCTACGCGGCCACCATCGGCGGCGACGTGGGGAGCTTTCACCACAACCTGCTGGCCCACAACTACGGCCGCAACTGGAGCATCGGCGGCGGCCTGAACGGTGACGGCTACTACACCGGCAAGCTCGACATCCGCAACAACGTGGTCTACAACTGGGGCCACCGCGCGACCGACGGCGGGGCCAACGAGGTGAACTTTGTAAACAACTATTACAAACCCGGCCCCTCGACCGACTTCTTCTACGCGCTGAACGCGCAGCATGAAGGCGTCGGGCTAGGCAAGCAGCAGTACTACTTCGACGGGAACGTGATGACGGGACACTTCGACGAGCAGAACCAGGAAGCCGGCCGGAAGGCGACCACGACCAACCAGGAGGTGGTGGAATACGAAACGTTTGTGGACGCGCCGTTTTTCGAGTCGCACGTCACGACGCAACCCGCATGGCAGGCGTACAAAGACGTGCTTTCTGACATCGGAGCGAATCGGCCGCTGGATCAGCACGACCAGCGCATCATCCAGGAGACGCTCGACAGCACGTATGCGTACAAAGGCAGCAAAAGCGGACTGGCCGGGATGATCGACACGGAACAGGACGTCGGGGGGCTGGAAGAGTACCCCGAAGAAAGCCGCCCCGCCGATTGGGATTCGGACCACGACGGACTGCCCGACTGGTGGGAAACGGCCAAAGGGCTGAACCCGAACTCCGCCCGCGGTGATTTCACAGACACTAACTTGGACGAAGACCGGGACGGCTTCACTCAACTGGACGATTACCTCGACTGGATGGCGCAGCCGCACTACTTCGTCAAAACCGGTGAATCCCTGTCTATTCCGGTTGCCCCTTTATTCCGAGGCTTTACCGAAGGCCCCAGCTATTCTATCACGAAAGGCGAAGCCACGCTCAACAACGGCACCATCACTGTCCCTACCTCGCAAAAAGGCCTGCATTCGGTTGCGGTAACCGTGGAAGATGCTTCGGGCGATGCCATGACACGAACCGTCCAGGTGCTGGTGCAGTGA
- a CDS encoding zinc-dependent metalloprotease, with translation MFRFYVSARAPFLRGLGRGLLLCFLAFSGWAQEAGDAENVDKKDDAKKKGPKAYKDVITTEAKSDSGLFVVHLIGDKVYYEIPTDKLEKDMLLVSRIRGCPPNLSPYLNAGSKVNEQVVRWEHKNQRVLLRVVSFNNVAADSLPIYQSVQYNNYEPILQNFKVEAYNDDSSAVVIDATTLFTKDIAAIGGLDSDLRKEYKVSKLDEARSFIDTVRSYPINIEVLHTQTYIASEPPAEARTNTITMLMNQSMIELPDDPMMPRLHDPRVGWFTVSQIDYSSEALKSDEKEFVRRWRLEPKDPAAYARGELVEPVKPIVYYLDPATPLKWRPYFKRGIEDWQAAFEKAGFKNAILAKDPPSPEEDPDFSPEDARYSVVRYVASTTRNAVGPSVSDPRTGEILESDIIWYHNHLRSYRNRYLLETGAANPAARTLNTPEEEIGEMMRRVISHEVGHALGLPHNMKASSAYPVDSLRSGTFTQQYGIASTIMDYARYNYVAQPGDDGIRFIRQLGPYDLYAIEWGYRWYPDAKTPEAETPRLHAFVNARTEDPMYQFGSGYGDDPNAQTENVGDNTVRASDYGLKNLKQVAPQLIAWTTTQGEDYTDLAELYGELVSVWSRYIGHVVANVGGVRETLKTTDQTGVVYEPVARATQRESVRWLLDNAFATPDWLIETDIWQRIEPVGAVEEVRALQARHLSNLLDAGRMQRLIETEALSNDVVAYSLVNLLADVRRGLWSEAYAKEDADVYRRNLQRAYLERMNALLHQEQAGGGRRATRVNVSQSDIRPAVRAELQTLKKDLKRANSKRLSPMMQYHLEDSVYRIEQMLEPKG, from the coding sequence ATGTTTCGATTTTACGTTTCTGCGCGCGCGCCCTTCCTCCGGGGGCTGGGGCGTGGCCTGTTGCTGTGTTTCCTTGCGTTTTCCGGATGGGCCCAGGAGGCGGGCGATGCCGAAAACGTCGACAAAAAAGACGACGCCAAAAAGAAGGGCCCCAAGGCCTACAAAGACGTGATCACCACCGAAGCCAAGTCGGACAGTGGCTTGTTCGTGGTGCACCTGATCGGCGACAAGGTCTACTACGAGATTCCGACCGACAAGCTGGAGAAGGACATGCTGCTGGTGAGCCGCATCCGGGGGTGTCCGCCCAACCTGAGCCCGTACCTCAACGCCGGCTCGAAGGTGAACGAGCAGGTGGTGCGCTGGGAGCACAAAAACCAGCGCGTGCTGCTGCGGGTGGTCTCCTTCAACAACGTCGCGGCCGATTCGCTGCCCATCTACCAGTCGGTGCAGTACAACAACTATGAGCCTATCCTGCAAAACTTCAAGGTCGAGGCCTACAACGACGACTCGTCGGCGGTGGTGATCGACGCCACGACGCTGTTCACGAAAGACATTGCCGCCATCGGGGGGCTGGACAGCGACCTGCGGAAAGAGTACAAGGTGAGCAAGCTGGACGAAGCGCGTTCGTTCATCGACACCGTGCGCAGCTACCCCATCAACATCGAGGTGCTGCACACGCAGACCTACATCGCCTCCGAACCGCCCGCCGAGGCGCGGACCAACACGATCACGATGCTGATGAACCAGTCGATGATCGAACTGCCCGACGACCCGATGATGCCGCGGCTGCACGATCCGCGCGTGGGGTGGTTTACCGTCAGCCAGATCGACTACAGTTCCGAGGCGCTGAAATCGGACGAGAAGGAGTTTGTCCGCCGCTGGCGACTCGAACCGAAAGACCCGGCGGCCTACGCGCGCGGTGAGCTGGTGGAGCCGGTCAAACCCATCGTCTACTACCTCGATCCGGCCACGCCGCTCAAGTGGCGTCCCTACTTCAAACGGGGCATCGAAGACTGGCAGGCCGCCTTCGAGAAGGCCGGTTTCAAAAATGCCATCCTCGCCAAAGATCCGCCCTCGCCTGAGGAAGACCCCGACTTCAGTCCCGAGGATGCGCGTTATTCGGTGGTGCGCTACGTGGCCAGCACCACGCGCAACGCCGTGGGTCCCAGCGTCTCCGATCCGCGAACCGGCGAGATTCTGGAGAGCGACATCATCTGGTACCACAACCACCTGCGTTCCTACCGCAACCGCTACCTCCTCGAAACCGGCGCGGCCAACCCGGCGGCCCGGACCCTCAACACGCCCGAAGAAGAAATCGGGGAGATGATGCGGCGCGTCATTTCGCACGAGGTGGGCCACGCCCTCGGCCTGCCGCACAACATGAAGGCCAGCTCGGCCTACCCGGTCGATTCGCTGCGGTCGGGCACCTTCACGCAACAGTACGGCATCGCCTCGACCATTATGGATTACGCCCGCTACAATTACGTGGCGCAGCCCGGCGACGACGGCATTCGCTTCATCCGCCAGCTGGGGCCGTACGACCTGTACGCCATCGAATGGGGCTATCGCTGGTATCCCGACGCGAAGACGCCGGAAGCCGAAACGCCGCGGCTGCACGCCTTTGTGAATGCCCGCACCGAAGACCCGATGTACCAGTTTGGCTCCGGCTACGGCGACGATCCGAACGCCCAGACCGAAAACGTAGGAGATAACACCGTGCGGGCCAGCGACTACGGCCTGAAGAACCTCAAACAGGTCGCGCCGCAACTGATTGCCTGGACCACGACGCAAGGCGAAGATTACACCGACCTGGCGGAGTTGTACGGCGAACTGGTCAGTGTGTGGAGCCGCTACATCGGGCACGTGGTCGCGAACGTGGGCGGCGTGCGCGAAACCCTGAAAACCACCGACCAGACGGGCGTGGTCTACGAACCGGTTGCCCGGGCAACCCAGCGGGAGTCCGTCCGATGGCTGCTGGACAACGCCTTTGCCACGCCCGACTGGCTCATCGAAACCGACATCTGGCAGCGGATCGAACCCGTCGGGGCGGTGGAAGAGGTACGTGCGCTTCAGGCCCGTCACCTAAGCAACCTGCTCGACGCAGGACGGATGCAGCGCCTGATCGAAACCGAGGCCCTCAGCAATGACGTTGTCGCCTATTCGCTCGTTAATCTGTTGGCCGACGTGCGCCGCGGCCTCTGGTCAGAAGCCTACGCGAAAGAAGACGCCGACGTCTACCGGCGCAACCTGCAACGCGCTTACCTGGAGCGAATGAACGCACTGTTGCACCAGGAGCAAGCCGGTGGCGGGCGGCGTGCTACCCGCGTCAACGTCAGTCAGTCGGACATTCGTCCGGCGGTACGGGCGGAACTGCAAACCCTCAAAAAAGACCTGAAACGGGCCAACTCCAAACGCCTGTCGCCCATGATGCAGTACCACTTGGAAGACAGCGTCTACCGCATCGAGCAGATGCTGGAGCCGAAAGGATGA
- a CDS encoding alpha/beta fold hydrolase, with the protein MTKHVLGWVLLLIGAVGKLAAQANAIDEAQFIRIGGIEQWVTIRGSDRSKPAILFLHGGPGSTMSPYEDAGYGPWQNDFVLVQWDQRGAGRTFGRNAPEAVTEEYWLENPLTVAQLVADGIELSEYLLSHLGKPKLILMATSWGTVLGARMALARPDLFAAYIGHAQIVNPSAALVQAYQHVLERAQRSNDVQQVERLKALGPPPYDDARNVGQLLRVIKTYEQAQATPTPASWWTLAPEYDNAQDAEDRQNGDDYSFLYFAGHKKMGIASMVADLNFLQEDARYALPVYLIQGEHDLLTPKELTQAYFDRLEAPKKELILLPDAAHGPTPSVLEAQYRIARQL; encoded by the coding sequence ATGACGAAGCATGTTCTTGGATGGGTGCTACTCCTGATCGGGGCAGTAGGCAAGTTGGCCGCTCAGGCAAACGCCATCGACGAAGCACAGTTTATTCGGATTGGCGGCATTGAGCAGTGGGTCACCATCCGCGGAAGCGACCGGTCTAAACCGGCTATTCTGTTTTTGCACGGGGGGCCGGGCAGCACAATGAGCCCTTATGAGGACGCCGGCTACGGGCCGTGGCAGAACGACTTTGTGTTGGTACAGTGGGATCAGCGGGGCGCCGGAAGAACCTTCGGCCGCAATGCCCCCGAGGCGGTAACCGAAGAGTATTGGCTCGAAAATCCGCTCACCGTGGCGCAACTGGTCGCCGACGGCATAGAACTCTCCGAATACCTGCTGAGCCACCTCGGGAAACCAAAGCTCATCCTGATGGCTACTTCCTGGGGAACCGTGTTGGGTGCTCGCATGGCGCTTGCCCGCCCGGATCTTTTTGCCGCTTACATAGGGCACGCGCAGATAGTAAACCCCTCGGCGGCGTTGGTACAGGCTTACCAGCACGTGCTGGAGCGGGCGCAACGCTCCAACGATGTTCAGCAGGTGGAGCGACTGAAAGCCCTGGGGCCGCCCCCTTACGATGACGCCCGGAACGTCGGCCAACTGTTGCGGGTGATCAAAACGTACGAACAGGCGCAGGCGACCCCCACCCCCGCGTCGTGGTGGACGCTGGCGCCTGAGTACGACAATGCGCAGGACGCCGAGGACCGGCAAAACGGCGACGACTACTCGTTCCTCTACTTCGCCGGACATAAAAAAATGGGCATCGCCTCCATGGTAGCGGATCTCAATTTCCTGCAAGAAGATGCGCGGTACGCGCTTCCGGTCTATCTCATTCAAGGGGAACACGACCTACTGACCCCAAAAGAACTCACACAAGCGTATTTCGATCGCCTCGAAGCGCCGAAAAAAGAGCTGATCCTACTCCCCGATGCCGCGCACGGACCCACCCCCTCCGTATTGGAGGCCCAATACCGCATTGCCAGACAGCTTTAG
- a CDS encoding STAS/SEC14 domain-containing protein, producing the protein MEWMNHKGSKIFFTDFSGLDPKNMIDRLNASFEEIEKASGPIKLLANYEATSISPKFIEAYAAWGKKIKSKVDRNAVYGLNLAKRVMLKTFNTVNDLDIRVFETREEALDYLTK; encoded by the coding sequence ATGGAATGGATGAATCACAAGGGTAGTAAGATTTTTTTTACTGATTTCTCCGGCCTTGATCCGAAGAATATGATTGATCGCTTGAATGCGTCTTTCGAAGAAATTGAGAAGGCATCTGGCCCGATAAAGCTCCTGGCGAATTACGAGGCTACCAGCATTAGTCCTAAGTTCATTGAGGCCTATGCTGCGTGGGGAAAGAAGATTAAAAGTAAAGTGGACCGCAATGCCGTTTACGGGTTGAACTTAGCCAAAAGGGTCATGCTGAAAACCTTTAACACGGTTAACGATCTGGATATCAGAGTTTTCGAAACCAGAGAAGAAGCGTTGGACTATCTTACGAAGTGA